One part of the Flavobacterium johnsoniae UW101 genome encodes these proteins:
- the ureE gene encoding urease accessory protein UreE — protein MIINEIEGSLREFDITNRVVDYLEIEWFESTKRIQRKKSKNGQEVAIKFLKEGQRLKHEDVIYADDQKIIVVDIIPCDAIVVKPKSLLEMGNVCYEIGNKHLPMFIQNDEVLLPFEEPIFKWLSASGYHTEKVFTRLTNIVNSTVQPHGHSESSSLFFKIMNIAK, from the coding sequence ATGATTATAAATGAAATTGAAGGAAGCCTTAGGGAATTTGATATCACAAACCGTGTTGTAGATTATCTGGAAATAGAATGGTTTGAATCTACTAAACGAATTCAGCGGAAAAAATCTAAAAACGGACAAGAAGTTGCCATTAAATTTTTGAAAGAAGGACAGCGGTTAAAACATGAGGATGTAATATATGCAGATGATCAAAAAATAATAGTAGTTGATATTATTCCCTGCGATGCAATTGTGGTAAAACCAAAATCATTGCTTGAAATGGGCAACGTATGCTACGAGATTGGAAACAAGCATCTTCCAATGTTTATACAAAATGATGAGGTATTGCTTCCTTTTGAAGAGCCTATTTTTAAATGGCTTTCGGCGAGCGGTTATCATACAGAAAAAGTCTTTACAAGATTAACTAACATAGTAAACTCTACTGTGCAGCCGCATGGACATTCAGAAAGTAGTTCGCTGTTTTTTAAAATTATGAATATCGCTAAGTAA